The following are encoded in a window of Bacteroidales bacterium genomic DNA:
- a CDS encoding ATP-binding protein, which translates to QLRRLGYKVSVGVMNGNEVDFVAQKADKTVYYQVAYLLQDPATIEREFGNLLAINDNYEKFVVSLDEMDFSDYRGIKHIKPWEIV; encoded by the coding sequence TCAGCTTAGGCGATTGGGATACAAAGTTTCTGTTGGGGTGATGAATGGCAATGAAGTTGATTTTGTGGCGCAAAAGGCCGATAAAACGGTTTATTACCAGGTGGCCTATCTTTTACAAGACCCCGCAACCATCGAAAGGGAATTTGGGAATTTATTGGCTATCAACGACAATTACGAAAAGTTTGTGGTATCGCTTGATGAAATGGATTTTTCTGATTACCGCGGGATTAAACACATCAAGCCGTGGGAAATCGTGTGA
- a CDS encoding DoxX family membrane protein: MDYSNGKLTALVLLRLAIGWHFFYEGMVKVLTPSWTSKAYLLDSGGFAKPFFEWIAQNPTLLSINDVVNAWVLSLVGFFLLLGFKVRPAALAGMILLGLYYLSHPAWPGIEYLFPSDGSYFVINKTLIELAAMLVIFAFPTAHIIGLERLICKPRKKN, from the coding sequence ATGGACTACTCTAATGGGAAACTCACTGCACTTGTGCTGCTCAGGCTGGCGATAGGCTGGCACTTTTTTTACGAAGGGATGGTGAAGGTGCTCACACCTTCGTGGACTTCAAAAGCTTACCTGCTCGATTCGGGCGGTTTTGCAAAACCCTTCTTCGAATGGATTGCTCAAAATCCGACCCTACTTTCAATCAATGATGTTGTGAATGCCTGGGTGCTCTCGCTCGTCGGGTTCTTTCTGTTGCTGGGATTCAAGGTTCGCCCGGCTGCCCTGGCCGGAATGATTCTCCTCGGGCTATATTACCTGTCGCATCCTGCATGGCCCGGGATCGAATATTTATTTCCATCTGACGGAAGCTATTTTGTCATCAACAAAACCCTGATCGAACTGGCAGCAATGCTGGTCATTTTTGCGTTCCCCACCGCACACATTATCGGACTCGAAAGACTGATCTGCAAACCCCGGAAAAAGAACTAA
- a CDS encoding Gfo/Idh/MocA family oxidoreductase yields the protein MESENMTQNGGKFSRRDVLAGLASIPVFGFLGYGLVKHFTERKRKNVQLLDDIDSIIPKGVPPIVQGETIRIGIVGCGGRGRYLMKAMGFLHPDRIDQFKEWAGNDKYWKEYLEEFNAQDDLNVKITAICDVFEKNARRGAETAANLYRNGTGGQMAEVPKRYLTYQELVAAPDVDAVIIATPDHLHVPVALEAVKYGKHVYCEKPLSWTVPETFEIRRAVKDAGIVFQLGHQGRQTESYQIAKSLIKKEVIGKISLIEVCTNRNDPNGAWVYDIDPEASEKTIDWKQFIGPAPWHDFSLERFFRWRCWWDYSTGLSGDLFTHEYDALNQILDLGIPHSAMASGGIYFYKDGRTVPDVLNMAFEYPDRDLTLLYSATLASERNRGKVIMGHDANIELDETLLVVADPKSTRYKEKIEQGIIEPHKPIFSYVPGQDKVDAITTPTEKYFAGRGLLYTYRDGKTFDTSHLHLREWLNCIRLNNGAQPSCDIDQGFEEAITAHMGTISYLEGRRTYWDAVNEKIV from the coding sequence ATGGAATCAGAAAATATGACTCAAAATGGAGGGAAATTCAGCCGTCGCGATGTACTGGCAGGGCTGGCCTCAATACCGGTTTTTGGATTTCTTGGCTATGGCCTGGTAAAACATTTTACCGAGCGGAAAAGGAAAAACGTTCAACTGCTGGATGATATTGACTCAATTATCCCTAAAGGAGTTCCTCCGATTGTCCAGGGAGAAACCATCAGAATCGGCATTGTAGGCTGCGGCGGACGTGGTCGCTATCTTATGAAAGCAATGGGTTTCCTGCATCCTGACCGGATTGACCAGTTCAAAGAGTGGGCGGGAAATGACAAGTACTGGAAAGAGTATCTCGAAGAATTTAATGCGCAGGACGACCTCAATGTAAAGATTACGGCCATTTGTGATGTATTTGAAAAAAATGCACGCAGAGGCGCTGAAACCGCCGCCAATCTTTATCGCAACGGAACCGGCGGACAAATGGCAGAAGTTCCCAAACGTTATCTTACCTACCAGGAACTGGTGGCTGCGCCCGATGTGGATGCGGTCATTATTGCCACTCCCGACCACCTGCACGTACCGGTGGCACTGGAAGCGGTGAAATACGGAAAACATGTTTACTGCGAAAAACCACTGTCATGGACAGTGCCGGAAACTTTCGAAATCCGCCGGGCTGTGAAAGACGCTGGAATTGTGTTTCAGTTGGGGCACCAGGGCAGGCAGACAGAAAGCTATCAAATAGCAAAGTCGCTGATAAAAAAAGAGGTGATAGGAAAAATTTCGCTTATTGAGGTGTGTACCAACCGCAATGATCCCAATGGCGCCTGGGTTTATGACATTGACCCGGAAGCCAGTGAGAAAACCATTGACTGGAAGCAATTCATCGGGCCGGCGCCCTGGCATGATTTCAGCCTCGAAAGGTTTTTCAGGTGGCGCTGCTGGTGGGACTACAGCACGGGCTTAAGCGGCGATCTCTTTACCCACGAGTATGATGCACTCAATCAAATCCTCGATCTTGGAATTCCTCATTCAGCAATGGCTTCAGGTGGGATTTATTTTTACAAGGATGGCCGCACCGTCCCTGATGTGCTGAATATGGCCTTTGAATATCCCGACCGCGACCTGACCCTGCTCTACAGCGCAACACTTGCCAGTGAACGAAATCGGGGAAAAGTGATCATGGGGCACGACGCCAACATCGAACTGGATGAAACCCTGCTGGTTGTGGCCGATCCAAAATCCACCCGGTACAAGGAGAAAATTGAGCAAGGGATCATCGAACCACACAAACCGATCTTTTCCTATGTTCCCGGCCAGGATAAGGTAGATGCCATCACCACCCCGACTGAAAAATACTTTGCCGGTCGCGGACTGCTTTATACTTATCGCGACGGGAAAACTTTCGACACGTCGCACCTGCATCTGCGCGAGTGGCTCAATTGCATCCGGCTCAACAATGGTGCACAGCCAAGCTGCGACATTGACCAGGGGTTCGAAGAAGCCATCACTGCCCACATGGGGACAATTTCCTACCTCGAAGGCCGCCGCACCTATTGGGATGCCGTGAACGAAAAGATCGTTTAG
- a CDS encoding Gfo/Idh/MocA family oxidoreductase has translation MNKTNSTRRRIKTAIAGFGLSGRVFHAPFVNTNSKFQLHSIVTSGDEAKKNYPDVKIVRNFKSIIENPAIGLVVICTPHHLHTEQACMALERGKHVVIEKPVAMTSGEIEQIIATSEKYGKMVFPYHNRRWDGDLMTIRHLIKEGYLGEVLDFESHFDRYSPEVLRAEWRYNNPDGGGTLFDLGPHLIDQAIALFGKPQSVWCLLHNQREGSKVNDSFDLKLIYPKLTATLRASVFVKETGPRFQVHGTLGSFNKYGLDTQEAALKAGKMPGSKNFGVDLAKNYGILNSVANDKSLRLKYATMPGFYMGFYEDVYAAINGQKSPEVTAEDALLNLQIIEAAFRSYVERRIIDI, from the coding sequence ATGAACAAAACAAACAGTACCCGGCGAAGGATCAAAACGGCAATTGCCGGTTTCGGACTGTCGGGCAGGGTCTTTCACGCCCCATTTGTAAACACGAATTCAAAATTCCAACTGCATTCCATCGTGACTTCGGGTGATGAAGCAAAGAAAAATTATCCCGATGTAAAAATCGTAAGGAATTTCAAATCAATTATCGAAAATCCGGCCATCGGGCTTGTCGTGATTTGTACCCCGCATCATCTGCACACCGAACAGGCATGTATGGCGCTTGAGCGGGGCAAGCATGTCGTAATCGAAAAGCCGGTAGCTATGACCAGCGGTGAAATTGAACAAATCATCGCAACCTCCGAAAAATATGGTAAAATGGTTTTTCCCTACCACAACCGCCGCTGGGATGGCGATTTAATGACGATCCGGCATTTGATAAAGGAAGGTTATTTGGGAGAGGTGCTCGATTTTGAATCCCATTTCGATCGCTACAGTCCGGAAGTGCTGAGGGCTGAATGGCGCTACAACAATCCGGACGGTGGAGGAACTTTGTTCGACCTTGGTCCACATCTGATTGACCAGGCGATAGCCCTCTTCGGAAAACCGCAATCGGTTTGGTGTCTTTTGCACAACCAGCGTGAAGGGAGTAAAGTGAACGACAGCTTCGATTTGAAACTCATTTACCCAAAACTTACAGCGACCCTCCGCGCCAGTGTTTTTGTAAAAGAAACCGGCCCGCGTTTCCAGGTTCATGGAACGCTGGGTTCTTTCAATAAATATGGTCTCGACACCCAGGAAGCCGCTTTGAAAGCAGGTAAAATGCCGGGAAGCAAGAACTTTGGTGTTGACCTGGCAAAGAACTACGGCATTTTAAATTCTGTGGCCAATGATAAATCGCTACGGTTAAAATATGCTACAATGCCAGGATTTTACATGGGTTTTTATGAAGATGTTTATGCGGCAATCAACGGGCAAAAATCACCAGAAGTAACTGCTGAAGATGCTCTGCTGAATCTTCAGATTATTGAAGCGGCATTCCGGAGCTATGTAGAAAGAAGAATTATAGACATTTAA
- a CDS encoding sugar phosphate isomerase/epimerase produces MESKKKNGILTTRRTFLKSLPVFSAGAFLPLALKDASAALVPGDKKIAIQLWSLRDILKDDLQGVLAQISRLGFTGIEPYGFDGKFYGVEAKEFRKICSDLKLEIYSTHTGITADNADFYSEKAVDVGMQYLVLPSFAGRPDKTAADFQNLAEEMNRIGETCKQYNLRFGYHNHDFEFRMIDDVLLYEILLKETDPDLVFFQPDTYFFAKAGYNLPDFIHRYPGRFLTWHIKDRNNDGDSCIIGNGRIDFKNILNSSAKAGLELMIYEQEHCSEGSPIHCAEQSLQYIHSHLL; encoded by the coding sequence ATGGAATCGAAAAAGAAAAATGGAATTTTAACCACACGAAGGACATTTCTTAAATCCCTACCGGTTTTTTCAGCTGGAGCTTTCCTGCCTTTAGCACTTAAAGATGCCTCTGCTGCCCTGGTTCCCGGTGACAAGAAAATAGCCATCCAGCTTTGGAGCCTTCGCGACATACTGAAAGATGATTTGCAGGGTGTGTTGGCGCAAATCAGCCGGCTGGGCTTTACAGGGATTGAGCCGTATGGTTTTGATGGGAAATTTTACGGTGTTGAAGCAAAGGAATTCAGGAAAATCTGCTCAGATCTGAAACTGGAAATTTATAGCACACACACCGGAATTACTGCCGACAATGCAGATTTTTATTCCGAAAAAGCAGTGGATGTGGGCATGCAATACCTTGTATTACCGTCATTTGCAGGACGTCCAGACAAAACTGCTGCCGATTTTCAGAACCTTGCTGAAGAGATGAACCGGATCGGTGAAACCTGCAAACAATACAACCTCCGCTTTGGATATCATAACCACGATTTTGAATTTCGGATGATTGACGATGTACTTCTTTACGAGATTCTTCTCAAGGAAACAGATCCTGATTTGGTTTTTTTCCAGCCCGACACCTACTTTTTTGCAAAAGCAGGATACAACCTGCCGGATTTCATTCATCGCTATCCCGGGCGTTTTCTAACCTGGCACATCAAGGACCGGAACAATGACGGCGACAGCTGCATCATTGGCAACGGAAGGATTGATTTCAAGAACATCCTGAATTCGTCTGCCAAAGCTGGTCTTGAATTGATGATTTACGAGCAGGAACACTGTTCCGAGGGCTCTCCGATCCACTGTGCAGAGCAAAGTTTACAATACATTCATTCACATTTACTTTAA